AAAGGTGAGGAGGAAGATTAAGCAGATTCGAGAGACGCTGTCTACTCTCTACAATGGTGTTTCAAGTTTACATAGCAAAAATGAAGAGACAAGAGTCCAACTAAGCCCAAACAACCCCTCTAAGCCCAATTAAGCGTTGTTTTTAGAGATATgcggttaaaaaaaaaagagttagcGGTGAATTTAATTGGAAACTACAGTAAATTAGTTAATAGTCGGTTAGGTTAGCCTTCCGGTTAAAAACTGTCAGAACCAGTCGACCTCGATTGACTTTCCCCCGACCACATTAATTATTTCCCAAGGGTTTAAGAGAGATTGTAAAAATATGCCTCTATTAAGGCCCATTAACTTTAATGGAATTTAATTAACCttattgataaattaaaaataataattttctttgaattttttttttaaatctactaaaacatataataaagaaaatataatagaatattattataagggcaaatctccaaaatatcacatttctaagtttatatcacaaaaatagcactcaaaaactaaaatgaccaaaatagcattttatattttgaaaattttaatttttttatttttcaaaatttgaaatcttatccccaaaacctcatttctcaactctaaaccctaaatcctaaactctaaaccctaaaccctaaaccctaaaccctaaaccataaactctaaaccctaaactctaaactctaccctaaaccctaaaccctaaatcctaaaccccaccctttaactctaaaccctaagtttgtgacttttgataaaacattaagtactATTTTTGCGACTTTTGatcttgagtgctagtttggtaacaaaaacttgatttagtgctatttttgtttttttctcttattaTTATCAACTcgcaaaaaataaacaaaacgaGAAAATAAATTAGGTAGTAGAAATAGAAGCAACAGTCCTAGGTGATAGCAAAACTTTTTTTAGGTGGTAGCAAAACTAAAAATAGAAGAAGTTTAAAAGGGTAACAATAGAGACACAGTAGCAGTTTAAGAAGGCAACAATTAGGCCCGGGCATAAAATCTGGaatccgaaatccgaaccgaacccgaaccgaaaaatctgATCCGTTATCCGATCCGAAAGataaaaatacccgaatggatcttgtagggtggtacaaaaaatatctgaacccgaagtgttattaaccgaacccgaacgggtaacccgaaaaatccgaaattaatagtcaatataaatattttgaaacatatataagtattccaattattaaattcaatatttgtggtatattatatataataataaatattaaattctaataagtgctttaagtacacaattagttataaataagtattttataatttgctcattgaaataaaaagtctactctctataaagcaatacatattgtttacaaatgatgtttgtaatatgtgatagattaatttttatttaatttagatgtttttctttatgttttacttcaaaaattttgttttttactttggttatatctgaaccgaaccgatataacccgaattcgtacgatatatgattactttatgagttttatgatgcaatacaattttgaaccgaacaCGAAGTGTTATTATCCAAACCCGACccatactaataaaattttagtatgggacCTAAAAGCGTAAACTCGAAAATCCGAAAACTcaaaaaacccgatccgaatgccaacgggtacccgaacgcccagacCCAGGAACAATATACAAGGCACTTTAGCTCAAAGAATAATCTCAACGGttcaaatataaaccataaaatagCCATCATCACCAATTTGTGTTCATTGTGGATTCTCGTATGTGTAGAATATGTTTCCCCAAGCATAGGTATCAAATCCGGTGATCAACTATGTGATTGCTCGATTTTCTTTTCCATTCAATTATACATTCATTCCATCATGATTATTTAagttatgaaattattttattaatgagttTACAATTGACAATTTGTATAGTACTATTTAATATAATGCAAGTTATATCGTGAATTATTAGttgttaatataataatttattattttattattaaaaacaatagaTTCGTTTCGTAAAAGTATCACAAATTAAGAAATAgtaaaaagtaataatatttttttttaatttacaattaattaaataaaatagttttatataaaaatgtattgaTTATTTGAAAgagcaaataaaaaattaacatgtaaatttacattaaaatataaaatgatagtttttgaaacaaaacaaacagaTCTAAAATAATACACTttgtgaaaagaaaaagagaggagTATTTGGTTCTTAATAAATTTTAGTATAGTACGTGTCTGGTTAATTAAAACTTCTTTGTCTTGACATACACGAGCAGACATTCCTAATCTAATAAGCATTAATTATTTTGCTTAAACAATTAAGTTTACAGTAATCAAACCCCATCTTATTGTCAGGtcgagaaaagaaaaaaaacgatgACGTGTTAAGCGGTGACTAGTGAACAACCTTTTCTTCTTCGTTTGATTCGTTTCGTCCTCGATGAGAAAAGCtcccttctttctttcttttttctggGTTTCCTGAAGTCAAAAGGGTTCTCTCTTCACTATCCCAAGTTGATTTTCATCGCTTTCTCATTGTTTATATCTCTGCTTTTTCCCGTGAACACTGTAAGCTAGAAGATTCTTGAGACTCTGGGGATTTAAAAGTTTCATTTAGCTGTTAATGTATCTGTAAAGAGGAGAACTTTCGATGCTAACCTCTCTCTAAATCGATTTTGAAAATAGCAAGTTTTGTACTTTCAGTGTTAGATCTGTGAATAATCGGAGTCAATGTCGGATCCACCTCGATTACGATCGGTTCTTGGTCCAACCGGGAACAAGCTGCAGAGGAAGCCTCCGGGTATGATGAaactagagaagaagaagaccatGGAGCCAAAAGATgagaaaacgaagaaaccaGAAACTCCAGCTTCACCAACGACGACTCTCAAGCAATGCTCTTCGATGACTGCTTCTTATTCATCTGATGCGTCTTCTTCTTGCGAGTCGTTGCCTTTGAGCGTGGCGTCTTCTTCCAGCTGTAAGAAGCCTGTTAGGCGAAGTGGGTCTGTCTCCTCGGCCTCTGGTACATTGAGAAGGAAGCAGGttgatgagaaagaagacaaggtTGCTGCTGGTGCTAGTAATGGTGATTGCTTCGCTGACGGTCGAAAAAGATGTGCTTGGATCACGCCTAAATCTGGTGAGTATCTCTATGAATGGATTAAGAAAGTTCTAGACTTGTTATACTAATTGAATTCTACATGACAAGAGGCTATGTTGCTCTCTCATGTGCCTTATCTTCTGTAATGGACTAATAGtgttcttctttcttttgttcttgTACAGACCAATCTTATGTTGCTTTCCACGACGAAGAATGGGGAGTTCCTGTTCAGGACGACAAGTACGTAGCGTCCTCAACACTATCATCCTTTTATCAGAGATGCTCTTCCTAACTATAAGAGTCTCTAACCATTTGGGCTATATACTGTGTAGGAAGCTTTTCGAGTTGCTATGTCTCTCTGGTGCTCTATCCGAGCTCTCTTGGACCGACATTCTCTCCAGAAGGCCATTACTCAGGTAATAAAACTAACTTCTTCCTAATAATGACAGTATGAGCTCTTCTGATGTCAAGAGTTTTGTATGAGCTCTAATCTCAGATTTGCTTGCTTTTGTTAAAACAGGCAAGTGTTCATGGACTTCGATCCAGTTGCTGTTTCAGAACTGAATGAG
The window above is part of the Brassica napus cultivar Da-Ae chromosome C8, Da-Ae, whole genome shotgun sequence genome. Proteins encoded here:
- the LOC106414832 gene encoding DNA-3-methyladenine glycosylase 1, giving the protein MSDPPRLRSVLGPTGNKLQRKPPGMMKLEKKKTMEPKDEKTKKPETPASPTTTLKQCSSMTASYSSDASSSCESLPLSVASSSSCKKPVRRSGSVSSASGTLRRKQVDEKEDKVAAGASNGDCFADGRKRCAWITPKSDQSYVAFHDEEWGVPVQDDKKLFELLCLSGALSELSWTDILSRRPLLRQVFMDFDPVAVSELNEKKVAAAAVSLLSEVKIRSILDNSRYVRKVIAEHGSFKKYMWNFVNNKPTQSQFRYGRQVPVKTSKAEFISKDLVRRGFRSVSPTVVYSFMQAAGLTNDHLIGCFRYQDCCCVDAETTTTKG